The Streptomyces cynarae genome contains a region encoding:
- a CDS encoding NAD(P)-dependent oxidoreductase — protein sequence MKDKLTVSVLGTGIMGAAMARNIARAGHTVRAWNRTRDKAEPLAADGAQVAGTPAEAVRDADVVLTMLYDGATVLQVMREAADALRPGTAWVQSTTAGIEATGELAAFAREHGLAFYDAPVLGTRQPAEAGQLTVLAAGPSEGRETVTPVFDAVGARTLWTGQDGAAGSASCLKLVANSWVLAATAATGEVLALAKALDVDPQKFFDIIAGGPLDMGYLHAKAGLLLNGTLTPASFAVATAEKDARLIVRAGEEHGVRLDVAAATAERLARAAAQGHADEDMAAAYFASFDEKSGS from the coding sequence ATGAAAGACAAGCTCACCGTGAGCGTCCTCGGTACCGGCATCATGGGCGCCGCGATGGCCCGCAACATCGCCCGCGCCGGACACACCGTCCGCGCCTGGAACCGCACCCGTGACAAGGCCGAGCCGCTCGCCGCCGACGGCGCGCAGGTCGCCGGCACCCCCGCCGAGGCGGTGCGGGATGCCGATGTCGTCCTGACCATGCTCTACGACGGCGCCACCGTCCTGCAGGTCATGCGGGAGGCCGCCGACGCCCTGCGCCCCGGCACCGCCTGGGTGCAGTCGACCACCGCCGGGATCGAGGCCACGGGCGAGCTGGCCGCCTTCGCCCGCGAGCACGGCCTGGCCTTCTACGACGCCCCCGTGCTCGGCACCCGCCAGCCCGCGGAGGCCGGGCAGCTGACCGTCCTCGCCGCCGGGCCCTCCGAGGGGCGGGAGACGGTGACGCCCGTCTTCGACGCCGTCGGCGCCCGCACGCTGTGGACCGGTCAGGACGGTGCGGCGGGCAGCGCCAGCTGTCTGAAGCTGGTGGCCAACAGCTGGGTCCTCGCCGCCACCGCCGCGACCGGCGAGGTACTGGCCCTGGCCAAGGCCCTGGACGTGGACCCGCAGAAGTTCTTCGACATCATCGCGGGCGGCCCGCTGGACATGGGCTACCTGCACGCCAAGGCCGGCCTCCTTCTGAACGGCACGCTGACCCCGGCCAGTTTCGCCGTGGCGACGGCCGAGAAGGACGCCCGCCTGATCGTCCGGGCCGGGGAGGAGCACGGCGTCCGCCTCGACGTGGCCGCCGCGACCGCCGAACGCCTCGCCCGCGCCGCCGCCCAGGGTCACGCCGACGAGGACATGGCCGCCGCGTACTTCGCCAGCTTCGACGAGAAGTCCGGTTCCTGA
- a CDS encoding enoyl-CoA hydratase-related protein — MGEYEHILLKREGDTVTITMNRASRRNSLSADHLAELLAAFRETAESDASGVVLAGAGPVFSAGHDFGDVAVRDLAGVRELLQLCTELMRTIESVPQVVIARVHGLATAAGCQLVASCDLAVAAESAGFALPGGKGGWFCHTPAVPVARAVGRKRLMELALTGDVIDAATALDWGLVNRVVPDTQLDEGVAGLLARATRGSRASKALGKQILYAQLDRPEADAYTIALEVMAAASQTPAAREGMAAFLEKRKPDWTD; from the coding sequence ATGGGCGAGTACGAACACATTCTGCTCAAGCGCGAGGGTGACACGGTCACCATCACCATGAACCGGGCCTCGCGGCGCAACTCTTTGTCCGCGGATCATCTCGCCGAGCTGCTGGCGGCTTTCCGCGAGACGGCGGAGTCCGACGCGTCCGGGGTCGTCCTGGCTGGTGCGGGGCCGGTGTTCTCCGCGGGGCACGACTTCGGCGACGTCGCCGTTCGGGATCTGGCCGGGGTCCGGGAGCTGCTGCAGCTGTGCACCGAGCTGATGCGCACCATCGAGTCCGTGCCGCAAGTGGTCATCGCCCGGGTGCATGGCCTGGCGACCGCCGCGGGCTGCCAGCTGGTGGCGTCCTGCGACCTGGCGGTGGCTGCGGAGTCGGCCGGTTTCGCGCTGCCCGGGGGCAAGGGCGGCTGGTTCTGCCACACCCCGGCGGTGCCGGTGGCCCGGGCGGTCGGCCGTAAGCGGTTGATGGAGCTTGCTCTGACCGGCGACGTCATCGACGCCGCCACCGCGCTCGACTGGGGACTGGTCAACCGGGTCGTGCCGGACACCCAACTCGACGAGGGGGTCGCCGGGCTGCTGGCCAGAGCGACACGGGGCAGTCGCGCGAGCAAGGCCCTGGGCAAGCAGATCTTGTACGCGCAGCTCGACCGCCCCGAGGCCGACGCCTACACGATTGCCCTCGAGGTGATGGCGGCTGCTTCCCAGACCCCTGCGGCCCGGGAGGGCATGGCCGCCTTCCTCGAGAAGCGCAAGCCGGACTGGACCGATTAG
- a CDS encoding DMT family transporter, with translation MTPAVAMAVLLAAVTHASWNAIAHRITDKLVGFTLISGGGVLIGLAIALCAAFPAARAWPYLLASAVIHIAYMALLMRSFRLGDFGQAYPIARGTAPLVVTVLAAVFAHEVPDGWAAAGVAVSCAGLTGVALWGLRGRRPNWAAIGAALATGLTIAAYTLVDGLGVRASGSSLGYVAWLLAVQGVVIPAYAWYRWRGEFTARLRPFAALGLLGSALSVAAYALVLWAQTRAELAPIAALRESSIIVGAAIGAVFFKERFGVPRIAAAGLVMVGIGLMLHAG, from the coding sequence GTGACGCCCGCCGTCGCCATGGCGGTGCTGCTCGCCGCCGTGACGCACGCCAGCTGGAACGCCATCGCCCACCGCATCACCGACAAGCTGGTCGGCTTCACTCTGATCTCGGGTGGCGGGGTGCTCATCGGACTCGCGATCGCCCTGTGCGCGGCGTTCCCGGCGGCCCGGGCATGGCCGTACCTTCTGGCCTCCGCGGTCATCCACATCGCCTACATGGCGCTGCTGATGCGCTCCTTCCGGCTGGGCGACTTCGGGCAGGCGTACCCCATCGCGCGCGGCACCGCGCCCCTGGTCGTCACCGTGCTCGCGGCGGTGTTCGCCCACGAGGTGCCGGACGGCTGGGCGGCGGCGGGCGTCGCCGTATCGTGCGCCGGGCTGACCGGGGTCGCGCTGTGGGGGCTGCGCGGGCGCCGGCCGAACTGGGCGGCCATCGGCGCCGCACTCGCCACCGGCCTGACGATCGCCGCGTACACCCTGGTGGACGGTCTGGGCGTACGGGCCTCGGGGTCCTCCCTCGGCTACGTCGCCTGGCTGTTGGCCGTGCAGGGGGTCGTCATCCCCGCGTACGCCTGGTACCGGTGGCGGGGCGAATTCACCGCGCGGCTCCGGCCGTTCGCGGCGCTCGGGCTGCTCGGCTCCGCGCTGTCCGTGGCGGCGTACGCCCTCGTGCTGTGGGCGCAGACCCGGGCGGAGCTGGCGCCCATCGCCGCCCTGCGGGAGTCCTCGATCATCGTCGGCGCGGCCATCGGTGCCGTCTTCTTCAAGGAGCGGTTCGGCGTTCCGCGGATCGCGGCGGCCGGGCTGGTGATGGTCGGGATCGGGCTGATGCTGCACGCCGGTTAG